One genomic segment of Apostichopus japonicus isolate 1M-3 chromosome 23, ASM3797524v1, whole genome shotgun sequence includes these proteins:
- the LOC139964869 gene encoding uncharacterized protein encodes MSEPEVKSVLTRWGMDELIETFEDNEIDLESFKLLDETSLKELIPKVGLQIEKLWIGIVNCEIGGISFSQEAFYTKSTSGRPASGWLEEHLKYSRKRVKKYSTTEEATSLEGKHDNDEDTDDSVSEEDTQKMKTWLQHNEQPRATMEEYMLKTAKRRQILIKSKGFKEALVEYPKILLPGMIEQDFQVLQPESAEKLYEKWPAVCKVILSYTEKNFPGWMKELPWDCTLLTEEELGFFALPYVFQSRHKRKKGRGSMSVSAGVKAFIDIRSNVTNIKSFCGDIDETVHPQPFTVVLWDLKQKSRQFFVLIVRKALPATSLLKAIDTCFKMHFVFDIEYQPDCEASWQFLQSIIYELNTAITKEISSVKAFRAYYNSM; translated from the exons ATGTCAGAGCCTGAAGTCAAATCAGTTCTCACCAGATGGGGAATGGATGAGCTAATAGAGACTTTTGAAG ACAATGAGATCGACCTTGAATCATTCAAACTTCTTGATGAAACTTCACTGAAAGAGCTGATTCCAAAAGTTGGGCTACAGATTGAAAAGCTAT GGATTGGGATAGTTAATTGTGAAATTGGTGGTATTTCATTTTCACAGGAGGCATTTTACACTAAAAGCACCAGTGGGAGACCAGCGAGCGGATGGTTGGAAGAGCATCTTAAATACAGTAGAAAACGAGTGAAGAAATACAGCACAACTGAAGAAGCAACATCACTAGAAGGCAAGcatgataatgatgaagacactg ATGATTCTGTGTCTGAGGAGGACACCCAAAAGATGAAGACGTGGCTTCAACATAATGAGCAGCCACGTGCTACTATGGAAGAGTACATGCTAAAGACAGCAAAGAGAAGACAGATACTGATCAAATCAAAAGGCTTCAAAGAAGCTCTTGTGGAGTATCCAAAGATACTACTTCCAGGCATG ATTGAACAAGATTTCCAAGTACTTCAACCAGAATCAGCAGAAAAATTGTATGAGAAGTGGCCAGCTGTCTGCAAGGTCATTTTATCATATACGGAAAAGAACTTTCCAGGATGGATGAAAGAACTTCCTTGGGACTGCACACTTT TGACAGAAGAGGAACTTGGATTTTTTGCTCTGCCATATGTATTTCAGAGTCGGCACAAGAGAAAGAAGGGCAGAGGATCTATGTCAGTTTCTGCCGGTGTAAAGGCATTCATAGACATCCGATCT AACGTGACAAACATCAAGTCCTTTTGTGGAGATATAGATGAAACGGTACATCCACAGCCATTTACTGTAGTTCTTTGGGACTTGAAGCAGAAGTCTCGTCAATTTTTTGTGCTGATTGTGAGAAAGGCTCTACCAGCAACCTCACTGTTGAAAGCCATTGACACATGCTTCAAGATGCACTTTGTGTTCGATATTGAGTATCAGCCTGACTGTGAGGCATCATGGCAATTTCTGCAAAGCATTATTTATGAGTTGAACACAGCTATCACAAAGGAAATAAGCTCTGTGAAGGCTTTCCGTGCCTATTACAACTCAATGTAA